The sequence TGATTTTGCCTAACAGATTGGTCCGAACATACTGGTTGTCGTTGATATACGGGCCATTGGTATAGTAGCCTTCGGCAGCGAACAGGCTGCGCACCCGCTCTTTGGTCGGAGAAAACATCAACATGTATCGCTGCGTGCTGAACTCTCCTCCGGCCCCTTGAATGACTCCTTCCTTTACCGCCTGACGTGTTCGGAAATTGATCGATCCCGCTGTCGCAAAATCTCCGTACTCAGGCAGATAGGCGCCCTTATTGACGTCGACGCCTTCGATCGTTTCGGGAATGATAAAGTTCAAATCGGCATAGCCTTGTCCGTGTGCATGACTGCGCAGATTGATCGGCATTCCATCAAGGAAGAACGCGACATCCGTTCCATGGTCGGCATCGAAGCCGCGCAGAAAATACTGGTCTGCTTTTCCGGCTCCACCGGAATGCTCGACGGCCAGCATCCCCGGGATTAACCGAAGAATCTGGGAAGGCCTACCCTGGGGCTGCAAGACAATTTCTTTATCGGGAATGAACTGCTGAGAGGATGCCGCCACCGGTTTATCACCGATGACTGCGACCTCCGGCACTTCCAATTCCGGTTCATCCGGATCGTGAGCCTGAGCTCTTTCACACATACTGAAAACTACCGCCACAGCTACCACGAATGTCACGGCGCGCCTCGTGTCCATAATTCCTCGTCATGAATTCTGTGGACGGATGAGACGCCCACGATGATCTTTCGACAGCCGACTCATCGGCAGGCGTAGACCCTCGTGGTCTCGCAACTCTAAACGGAGGAAGAAAATGTTTACGCTCGGCAGGTGGCTTGCACGGCAATACGGACTCGTGAGAGGCATTCGTCGATCAACGTATCCATCGTGCGGCCTCCAGTTCCCACGATTTCTACCCGAACTCGATTCAGCGGCAGCAGCACCTTCTTGGCCCTCGCCTCAAGAATCGTCCTGGCAATCTCCTGGGTGACTTCTCCCAGCATGGCACCAGGCAACACCATGTTTAATGACGCCACGATGACATCAGCCGTCGGCACGACCCGCGCAATCGCCTCAATTCCTGACTCGACCTGCTCGGCCCCGGCATCCCGCATGGCCTCCGCAGCAATGCGGTTTGTTCCCAACGCCATGATTCGACAATCGAGACTCAAGGTTTCCCGCAACCCTGATACAAGCCGGGAACCCAGTCCTCCCCCGCGTCCGTCGATCACACAGACTCGCACGGTTTAGTCCAGGCCCTTTCCGGTCGTCGTCATGGTCAACTTACCGTGCTTCACACCTTTCACGCTCACCAACGCATCGGCCACTTTTCGAATGTCCGACCCTTTTCCCTTCACGACCAGCACTTCGAGACAATGGTCATGATCGAGATGCACATGCATACCGGAGAGAATCTGACCGTGGTAGTCATGCTGAATGTCCGTCAACTTGCTCGTCAGGTCTCGCACATGATGGTCATAGACGAACGTGATCGTGCCCACCGTCTCTTTATTCTCGTCCCACTCCTGCCCGACGAGATTGTCGCGGATCAGGTCGCGAAGGGCTTCCGACCGATTGGTGTACTTGCGCTGCTCAATGTGGCGGTCGAACGCATCCAGCAAATGGTGATCGAGTGAGACACCGAAACGCACCAGCTTTTTCATTAGTTGTCTCTTTCTTTGAGTAGCACGACTTGTAATTTAGTAACACTATAATGGCATAGGAATCAACCCACAATCTCGATTCTGAATATCCTACGGAAACTCTGTTGCGGCTGGATTCACGAGCGGGCGAAAAACCTGCGTCCGATAAATATGTATTGCAGAACCTGGTTCTGGGGTGAGGAAATCACAAGCAGCAGACATCCCTCATCGGTTGAGGTGTCATGGTGTTCCGTACCAGCTTCGGCGCGATGGCAAACCATCATTGGATGATTGCCTTTAGATTTGGCCTGATTCATGGGTTCGGATTCGCTTCAATGCTCACGGATCTTGGGCTGCTTCAGGATTCCCTTTTGCTGAGCCTGGTCAGTTTCAACATAGGAGTGGAACCCGACCACTCGCCATCGTCGCCGCGTTCTTGCCTCTTGCCTATGTGCTCCACCACTCCTGGTCCTACCTAAAATTGGTCCTCACCGGCAGACTTACAGGATCCCCAAGTAACGGGATTCCCCCTCTTGACTTCTCACCATGACAATTTATCTATTGGCCGTTGCTGATACTTAACCAGATGGATTGGTGTAAGGCCCAACACTGGCGGAGTACTGGTGGCAGAAATTGCCCCGACCCCTGTTTGGCCTTCCGCGCATTCCATTAATTTCAACTTTTTATCCATAACAGGACCTCTCGTAGAGAGGAGGAGGGAGTGTTATGAGCACCTACTTACCGAGTATTGTTTCAACTATCCGGACCGATGCGTTCGATCGTCAGATCGATCGGCTGTTCAATGAGGCTGTACGAGCCTTTGATGCTGCCGATCAGAGGTGGGTTCCAGCCGCGAATGCTTGGGAAGATGACAATGGATTCTACGTTCAGATGGCGCTGCCCGGCTGGGAGCCCAAGGACATCACCCTGGAAGTCACTAACCAGATCCTCACCGTACGGGGTGAGCGGAATGTTGAGCTTCAGAATGCTGACAAATTCCACCTGCGCGAGATTGCTAATGGGCAGTTCGCGCGGCTCTTCCGGCTGCCGTCTTTTGTCGAACACGACAAGGCATCTGCCACGCACACGCATGGCCTACTCACGATTACCTTCCCGAAACGGGAAGAGGCCAAGTGTCGGCGCATCATGATCGAAGAAACCTAGACAGCCATTCCACCTGCTCCAGTGTGACCTGACGAGGGACCGCACTCGTGTCCATACTCAGTGCGGTCCCCATTGTTTCAAAGGTTCAAGTGACTGGAGGTCAGGTCTATGGCTACTTAATCCAGAGCATAGCGAGTAGGTATGTGACGAAGTGAGCGTTAGTAGACAGAGGGGATGCACAAAACCATGAAGAAGCAATGCCGGCGTGCTGCAGTCGCCCTGCTCTGTGGTGGAGTTCTGGTCGTCTCTGGCGTGAACGTGTTCCCATCCTCTTCGAATGTGGTCGCCTCTCAACCATCCATGAGCAGGGTTCAGTTCGCAAACGCTCCGACAGTGGAAGAGCCACTGTTAGGGCAGCCGTTTGTGCCGATCGCCAAACGCGCCAAAGCGTCCGTCGTCAATGTCTCGTCCGTCAAGAAGACCAAGCAGGATGGCCAGAGTTTCCAGAACCCGTTCTTCGATGACCCATTCTTTCGCCGGTTCTTTGGTGAAGAATTCGAGCGGCGCATGCCGGCTCCACGCGAATTTCAGCAGCAGGGCTTGGGCTCAGGCGTGATTGTGACATCGGACGGTTACATCATCACGAACAATCACGTCATAGAAGGAGCCGATGAACTGAGCGTCTCCTTGCCGGACAAACGCTCGTTCAAAGCCAAGGTGATCGGGACAGACCCCAAGACCGATGTCGCCGTGATTAAGATCGATGCCTCAAACCTTTCGGCACTCCCATGGGGCGATGCGTCTCAATTAGAGGTCGGTGAGATGGTGTTAGCGGTCGGCAATCCCTTCGGGCTGAGTCAAACCGTCACCATGGGTATTATCAGTGCGATCGGCCGCGCCAATGTCGGCATCGTGGACTATGAAGACTTTATCCAAACCGATGCGGCGATCAACCCTGGAAATTCCGGCGGCGCGTTGGTGAACCTCAAGGGTGAATTGATTGGCATCAATACGGCGATTTTTTCTCGAAGCGGTGGCTACATGGGTATCGGGTTCGCCATCCCCAGCACGATGGCCAAGAGCGTGATGCAGAGCTTGATCAAACACGGCAAGGTCATCCGTGGATGGCTCGGCGTGTCGATTCAAGACGTCACGCCGGACTTGGCAAAGGAATTCGGCGCCGCCGAGAACACAGGAGCACTCGTGGGAGATGTCATGGAAGACAGTCCGGCGTCAAACGCCAAGCTCCAGCGGGGGGACATCTTGACGGCGTACAACGGAATCCCCGTGCGAGACTCGAATCACCTCCGTGGCTTGGTTGCCGAGACTCTGCCTGGAACAACGGCACGCCTGTCCGTCTTGCGCGACAAGAAACCCTTGGATCTCACCATCACCATCGGTGAACTGCCCAAAGAATTGGCCAAGGCCGGCCGAGACGGCAGCGGGAAGGGAGAGCATGCGCTCGCCGGTCTTACGGTGGAGAATGTCCGTCAGTCTGCTGGCTCGAAGTCGTCCTCCGGCGTCGTCGTAACGGATATCGAGCCGGAGAGCTCGGCCGAACGCGCAGGGCTGCAGAAAGGGGACGTCATCCGTGAAATCAACCGGAAGCCTGTCAAAGACGTGAAGGATTTTGAGCGCCTGACGAGCCAGCTTGCTCCGCGCTCGCCTGTCCTTCTCTTGGTGAAAAGAGGGAACAGCACCATTTTCTTGTCGATCGGTAGGGACCGCTGACAGGAAGAATCAACTGATTGGAGAGATGACATGATCGAGGTAAGCCATCTGACACGCCGCTATGGCGATCTGACGGCCGTTGATGACGTGAATTTTGTGATCGGTCGTGGAGAAGTCGTCGGCCTCTTGGGACATAATGGCGCAGGAAAAACCACGATCATGAAGATGATGACGGGCTTCCTTGAGCCAAGCGGGGGCACTATTCGCATCGATAGCCTTGAGATAGGCCATGACACTCCGGCGATCCAGACACGGCTTGGCTACCTTCCTGAGAATTGTCCGGTCTGGCCGGACATGACGGTGATTGACTATTTGGATTACCAGGCAGCGCTCCACGGGGTGTCTCAAGAACGTCGACCTCATGCGATCACACAGGCCATACGTCGCACGGCCCTGTCCGAGAAGGCAACCAGACCCATCCACACGCTCTCGCGCGGTTACCGACAACGCGTCGGCGTCGCCCAAGCCATCTTGCACGAACCGGACATCATCATTCTCGATGAACCCACGAACGGTCTGGATCCCACTCAGATCCGTCATATGCGAGAACTCGTACGCGAGCTGGCCACGAAAGCCACGGTGATCGTCTCCACTCATATTTTGCAGGAAGTGCAGGCCGTCTGCGAGCGCGTCCTGATTCTCCGAGCCGGACGGTTGGTCATCGACTCGCGACTGGAAGATCTGCAGACGAGTCAGGCGCTCCTCGTCACCGTGGACGGCAAGGCACACACAACGCTCGAATCAGTGGAAGGCGTCGCGAAGGTCACCGAGCTGGCTGCCGACGAAACACGACGGCAGTATCGATTGGAGGCTTCTCCGACCGTAGCCCCACGGGTGGCTGCAGCCTTAACCCAGGCAGGGCTGGGGGTACATGAATTGAGGGCGGAACGCCACGACCTTGAAACAGTTTTCACCCGCGTGAACGAGGAGGCCGGACATGCGTGAATTCCTCCCGGTCATCCGTCGCGTCACGAGGAAGGAGTTCCGTGGTTTCTTTTCGACGCCGGCAGCCTATCTGTTCGTCGGCGCCTTCCTGACGCTGGTCCTCTTCATGTTCTTTTGGTTGGAGACGTTCTTTGCCCGCAACATCGCGGACGTGCGTCCCTTGTTTGAATGGCTTCCCCTGTTACTGATCTTCCTCGTGGCGGCGTTGACCATGCGCGGTTGGGCTGAAGAACGTGTAGCCGGCACCCTCGAAAGCCTCCTGACCGCGCCCGTGCGTCCACTTGAACTGGTCTTAGGAAAGTTCTTTGCGTCCTTACTGTTGGTAGCAATCGCCCTGCTGCTGACCCTTCCCCTGCCGGTGACGGTTTCAATGCTCGGCCCCTTGGATTGGGGACCGGTGATCGGCGGCTATGTGGCGACACTGTTCCTCGCGGCAGCCTATGTCGCGATCGGGTTGTACATGAGCGTCCGAACAGATAACTCCATCGTCGCGTTAATTCTCACGTCCGTGGTCTGCGGCTTGTTCTACCTGATCGGCGCGGAGACCATCACGACACTGTTCGGACACGACGTAGGCAGCCGCCTTGCGCTCCTCGGAACCGGTACTCGCTTCGAGTCCATCAGTCGCGGTGTCCTTGACCTGCGTGACCTCTACTATTACTGCTCGATTGTGGGTGTCTTCCTGACGCTCAACGTCTTCTCGCTTGAACGAATCCGATGGGCGGGTAACCCTACCAGCCAAAGGCATCGCCAATGGGCCTGGGTAGCCGGACTGACTGCGGCGAATTTTATCGCGGGGAACCTCTGGCTCGGGTCGATCACGCACGCGCGGATTGACTTGACTAACGGCAACCTCTATTCCCTTTCACAATTGACCCAACAGCAACTCACTCAACTGCGTGAGCCTCTCCTCATTCGTGGCTACTTTTCCGCCAAAACCCATCCATTGTTGGCGCCGCTTGTGCCGCGCCTAAAGGATCTCCTCCAGGAATATGTCGTGGCTTCCAGGGGCCGCGCTCGGGTGGAGATCATCGATCCGACCCGTGATCGCGACGCTGAAGAGGAGGCGGCGGCCCGGTATGGAGTTCGCCCCGTTCCCTTCCAAACCGCAGATCGATACCAGGCTGCGGTGGTCAGTTCCTACTTCGACCTGGTGATCGCCTACGGGGACCAACACGAACGGTTGGGCTTTCAAGATCTCATCGAAGTGAAAGTGTACACTCAAGACCATCTGGACGTGGTCCTGAAAGATCCTGAGTATGCGATCACCCGCGCGGTCCGCAAGGTAGCAGGCGCATACCAGACCGGTGGCAATGTATTCGACAATCTGTCTCGTTCTGTGACGTTTCAAGGGTACATGTCGCCTGATAAGCGATTGCCGAAGGCCCTCCGTGATCTCCGTGCGGACTTGGAAGTCCTGCTGAAAGAGCTTGGCAAAGCTGCCGGTGACCGGTTCGCCGTACGGTTTGTGGATCCGGACGCCGAGGGTGGCCGGCTTGCCGAAGAGTTGCAGACGAAGTATGGATTTCGCCCGCAAATTGTGAGCCCGCTCGATCCCAATCCGTTCTGGTTTTATATGGTCCTGGAAGCAGATGGCGAGGTTGTGCAGGTGCCGCTCCCGACGACCTTAAGCAAGGAAGAACTCAAGCATGCCGTAGAGGCAGCCCTCCAGCGGCTGACGTCCGGCGCTCTCAAGACGGTGGCTATTGTGAAGCCTCAGGGGACCGGTCTCGGGGATCCGCGATACACCGAATTGGAAAAAACTCTCGCCGAAAACGTACGAGTCAAGGACGCCGACCTGAAGAATGGTCGAGTTCCGGCTGAAGCTGATCTGCTCCTAGTGCTCGCACCCGATCAACTGGATGACAAACAGCGCTTTGCCATCGATCAGTTCCTCATGCAAGGCGGCAGCGTGATTGTGACCACGTCCCCCTTTGATGTCCGCATTGCCGGCGCCCTGACGGCAACCAAGAAGACCTCCGGGCTTCACGAATGGTTGGCGCACCATGGGATTACGATTGAGGAGACGATGGTGCTCGACCCACACAATGCGGCGTTGCCGGTTCCGGTGGAACGGCAACTCGGTGGGATCACCGTGCGCGAGATCCGCATGCTCCCCTATCCACACTTCCCCGACCTGCGGAAGGAAGGGCTCAGCCAGAGCTCTCCGATCACCGCGTCCCTTGGCCAGTTGACAATCAACTGGGCCTCGCCGGTGACCGTCGATGCGGAAAAGAATAAGGGGCGAACGGTCTCGGAACTTGCACGAAGCTCTGCCACGAGCTGGACCTCGGCAAGCCAGAACATCCTTCCCGACTACCAATCCTATCCCGATACAGGATTTCCCGTGGGCGACGAACAGGTGGGATCCTTGATGGCCGTTGCGGTTGAGGGACGGTTCGACTCATTCTACAAAGGGAAAGAGTCGCCGCTCACCTCAAAAGGCGACAACGCCGGTTCGGACAAAGACGTTGCTGCACAGGGAACGGGCATCATCAACCATTCGCCGGACTCGGCACGCCTCATCTTGGTGGCCAGTAATACCTTCGCATCGGATATGGCGACGGAGCTGGTCTCTCAGGGGCTGAGTACCCGCTACACGAAACCCCTGGAATTCATCCAAAACACCGTCGACTGGTCGTTGGAAGATCGTAGTCTGTTGGCGTTGCGTGGCCGCACGCAGCTGGCTCGTACCCTTGATCCTTTGCCGGAGGGGCGCCACCAACTTTGGGAATCGGCGAATTACGGTCTTGCGCTAATCGGCCTCCTGGCGATCTGGATCTGGCGTCGCCGTGTCGCGGTAGCTGACCAAAGGCGTTACCAACAAGTTCTCAGGGAGGCGTGATTCATGCCGAAGACGGTGAAGTGGCTCGGAGTGCTGTTGGCAGTTCAGATTGTGATGGCCGTGGGATTCAACCTCCCCACGCTCTGGCCATCGATGCAACCTGGAGCAGCACCGCTGGTTGAGGTGGCGCAAAACCAGATCAACCGCATTGCGCTCGAGGGACCGGAGCATGCCAAGGTCGTGCTCATCAAGGAGGGAGAGACTTGGGTTCTGCCGGAACTCGGAAAGTTTCCTGCCGACTCGAATCGAGTGAACACCGTCTTGGAAAAGATAACACGGTCAAAGACCAGCACCCCTATTGCCGTGACGGCTGGAGCCAAGGCACGGTTTAAAGTCGATGATGAAGTGTTCGAGCGGCGCATCACGTTGGCCGAGAACGACAAGCCATTGGCCACACTGTACGTAGGCTCCTCACCTGGCCTTCGCCGCAGCTACGTTCGCGTCGGCGGGAATGATGCGATATTCGCACTTGAGTTGGCCACCTATGATGTACCGGTACAACTGACAGATTGGGAAGACAAGACGGTCCTCCACCTGGAGAAGAACGACATCACAGCTCTCGAGATCGCTGGACTTCGTATTGAACAGGCCGCACAGCCTGCTTCTTCACCTTCGAGCATACAGGCAGACAATCAACCTCACCCAGCTGTGACACCCCCAACATGGGAGGCGAAGGGACTCGAAGCAGGACGTCGTCTTGAACTGAAGCCCGATGCAGTTGATAACTTGACTCGACTGCTCGCTGATCTCAGCTTTGAGAATGTGCTAGGCCGGGACCTCAGTCCGGAGTATGGGCTTGAAAAACCGTTACTCACGATCATGCTGTCTCGGAAAACAGGCGACACTCTGACGTATTTCTTGGGAAAGAGCTCCAAGAACAATGACTATACGCTCAAGATATCCAATCGACCGGAATATTTCCGATTACCCTCCTATCGGGCAACTGCGCTATTGGAGGCGGCTGACCGCAAGCAATTACTGAATACAGCATCCGGCACTCCTACACCAACAAAGAGCTGATCTTGATGCATCGATCGACGTTGGGAAGGCCAACCGCGAATAGTTGGTTTGTGACGGTCGCTAGACGCCGACTCACGACAAGAGTCTTCCCGCTTCATCGCATCTGATGCATCTCAGCGCTCCTCCTAATCTTGATTGTCTTCTTTCTGTTGTTACCTCCATCACGACATCGTGAGACACACGGTCACGGACAACCGCATCCCGGCACGCCTTAGCAAAATATAACTAGAACCGTGGACACTTCAGTAAACGGGGGAAAGTTATGGATTCCATCATTCACGGCATGATGCACTGTTCCTCCCCTCCCATCACCTTTGCCAAACCGCTCCATGGCGTCCCTAGGATCGTGCGGTACTTCGTGCCATGACCATACGCCTTCGCAATTACATTTAGGAGCCACTCATGGGATGAGAACGCAGGCTTAAGTCCTCGGATCTGAACTTGGATAAAGGAACGAGGTGATGTCCATAGGCCTGCATCAACTACACCAGTAGGGAGGTGAGAAGCATGGTTGAGGTCATCGTAATACTCGCTATGGGAGGAGTCATAGTGGCAGTATCTGTCGGTGTGGCATCCCTGGTGATTTATCTATTCGGGAAGGATGGAACGGACTAATTGGGGTCCTCTCTCGATTCGGACGAGAGCGTACTTTAAGGAGATGACCAGCAGGAACAATCAGGAACTTGCATGTCCCTAACGCGGTGAAGGAACTGCCTGGGTATTGACTTTGCTCCAGAAGGAATTATCGCCATCCTAGTTACGCGGAGCCGTCATGCTTGTACCAATGATGAGACCGCATGACGACCTTCCACATTCAGTCACGAACCATTACCGATCTCAAAAATGAGGGGTACCGCAGTGGACAGTCGCGCTTGGCGCACTGTGACTATGGATCAGCGGCGTTGTGTTGTGAGTCAACAAGAGACAATAGGTGGAATCGGCCATGGGACCATTATTAAGGAATTCCAGCAGGGTTTTGACAAAGGCGTTCGATGCTGGAGCCCTTCAGCAGCCCAGTCAGGCTGCACGCTATGATTTTCAGCACCCAGCAGTGCCCAGCAGTATTGCGGAATGTCCCACCGCCGACCCTCCACTTCAATCGTCCTCTTCACTGGTGGTCACTCGATCGGCGCAAGCGGTTGGCAACGGTCATGCGCCTTTGGGATCATTTGCTCGAAGACATCCTGCATATAGGTGGTACGCCGAGATGACCAGGCCGCCACACGACCATGGCGAGTCCGTGAACCTACATGTGCGGAGGAAAGTCAGCAATGCGAGACCTTCGTCGCCACGTTGCCGCGTACCGAGGTGCTGCGGATAGCGATATTCAACCTGATCATCGTGGCCTTCATGGCCAGTTCCTGGGCGACATGGTGGAAGGAGCGGACGCGCACAAAGAATTAACAGGAAGTAATGCCGAAAGCCGGAGCAGTACCGCTCAGTCACGAGTCTGATGGCACACGTATTGATTCCATCAGCAATAGATTTGCTTACGTCAACCGTCAGGTCCCTCAGACAGGATATGAGACAGACCCGGTTAGAGACATATTGGGAGTTCTGATCGCCACCTCGATTCACGCGAAAGGAGGATGCTGTTATGGCACTGATGACGAAGCTCAAAGAAATGATGCCGTGGAAACGCAAACCCGTCAAAATGCACGAGGGTATATTGGTGCGCGAGGACATCAATCAGTTGTTTGATCGCTTTCTGAGGTCACCTCTCGAAACGGGATGGTCCCGTTTTGCCGGCCTTGGTTCGGGAATTGAGATGTACGAAACAGACGAGCATGTGATACTCCGCGCAGACGTCCCCGGAGTGGACCCGAAGCAACTTAACGTTACCGTCAGAAATGGCATTCTCTGTCTGAGCTATGAAGATCAGCGCGAGTGGCATGACGGGAACGGCGGAGGAAGCAGCAGACGCTATACGGCCTTCCGTCGAAGTGTGGCATTGCCCGAAGGCTTAGAAGTTTCTACAGCGGAGGCTGCATGTAAGAACGGAGTGCTCGCCATTCGAATACCCTGGTCGTCTGAAGCCAGAGACCGATCCCGCACGATCGTGGTCCCTGTGGACTAACCAGAGCAATCATCCGGCGAATCTTTCGGGGCCGCGGTTGACCTGCCGCCCTATTTCCTCAGTCATACCAATATTGAGCGTGAGCCGACTTACCCAAGGATATCCCGGCAAGGCCTGCCCTTCCGAGATCACCTGCCGCCTCTCAAGGGGCGTAGACCCAACTGATGGCTCTCCACTCGCTTTTGCTTTCCCAACCTCTTCTCAGGATGACTTGACTTCGGAGGAGACATAATTATTTACACTGCAGTTGGCGGAATCGTCATGCTCCCATTGGATGATGGAACCGCATGACCACACCCGCCGGTAGAACCCAACCAACCCCTAACCTAAGGAGGGACCTATGAGAGTGACAGCCATGCTCGGCGCGCTGTCCCTGCTGATTGGCGGGGTGGCGCTCATGCCATCGTCATTGGAAGCGGCCGGATGGATCTCCGGAATTGACTCGTATGTGGCACCGTGGGTCAAGGATATCGAGCAGGAGCTTTGGAAGAAGGACTATCGCGATCTGTATGCCAACGATCCGCGCACTCCTCAGGTCGTCGCCCTTCGCCTCTTGAATCAGGCGGCCAAGGCTGAGGAGGCGAACGATAGCCTGTTGGCGCAGCAACTCGTGCGTGATGCACTCCAAGTGTTTGAAGAGGGAGTACAAAAGCATTATTACTCGCCGTCTGAGATCGAGCCGATCATGACGTTTATCCAGCAACATGCCCCAAGTAAGACCAGCTGAAGAGAGGGCCGCGATGGGCCACCCGTCGCGGCCTCAATGTAGAGATGAATTATAGGGTACAGACGCACTTCTTCATACGAAGTCGAGCGTAGCGTGACATGGAGGTGATGCTATGAAATGCGAACGTTGTAACGGCTTAGTCATAGCCGTATCGTTTGTGGGCGGCGGTGATGACACACATGGCGCCTGGAAATATGACGGCTTGAAGTGTCTGAATTGTGGACATATCACAGATCCGCTGTTTATAAAAAACAGGGAGCTGACGCGGAGCGTCGCTGGCCCTCAGCCAGAGCTGTATGTGCCGGTCATCCATCATCTAACCAGTATTGGGCCTACCCAAAGCCAGCTCTCAGCGGCGGCTCGCTCGAGGTGATCGCCATCGCACTTGTCTGGTTCACAGAGCGAGCGTTCAATCCGCAGCTCTTTCCCATATAACAAAATCGTCGAAACCCCACCGCGGCACTCGTACCGATACATATTTTGACACCATCAGGCTCCA is a genomic window of Candidatus Nitrospira kreftii containing:
- a CDS encoding Heat shock protein Hsp20, whose product is MSTYLPSIVSTIRTDAFDRQIDRLFNEAVRAFDAADQRWVPAANAWEDDNGFYVQMALPGWEPKDITLEVTNQILTVRGERNVELQNADKFHLREIANGQFARLFRLPSFVEHDKASATHTHGLLTITFPKREEAKCRRIMIEET
- a CDS encoding HupE/UreJ family protein, with protein sequence MVFRTSFGAMANHHWMIAFRFGLIHGFGFASMLTDLGLLQDSLLLSLVSFNIGVEPDHSPSSPRSCLLPMCSTTPGPT
- a CDS encoding hypothetical protein (conserved protein of unknown function) is translated as MRVCVIDGRGGGLGSRLVSGLRETLSLDCRIMALGTNRIAAEAMRDAGAEQVESGIEAIARVVPTADVIVASLNMVLPGAMLGEVTQEIARTILEARAKKVLLPLNRVRVEIVGTGGRTMDTLIDECLSRVRIAVQATCRA
- a CDS encoding ABC transporter related protein; the encoded protein is MIEVSHLTRRYGDLTAVDDVNFVIGRGEVVGLLGHNGAGKTTIMKMMTGFLEPSGGTIRIDSLEIGHDTPAIQTRLGYLPENCPVWPDMTVIDYLDYQAALHGVSQERRPHAITQAIRRTALSEKATRPIHTLSRGYRQRVGVAQAILHEPDIIILDEPTNGLDPTQIRHMRELVRELATKATVIVSTHILQEVQAVCERVLILRAGRLVIDSRLEDLQTSQALLVTVDGKAHTTLESVEGVAKVTELAADETRRQYRLEASPTVAPRVAAALTQAGLGVHELRAERHDLETVFTRVNEEAGHA
- a CDS encoding putative nickel-responsive regulator, with product MKKLVRFGVSLDHHLLDAFDRHIEQRKYTNRSEALRDLIRDNLVGQEWDENKETVGTITFVYDHHVRDLTSKLTDIQHDYHGQILSGMHVHLDHDHCLEVLVVKGKGSDIRKVADALVSVKGVKHGKLTMTTTGKGLD
- a CDS encoding ABC transporter permease: MREFLPVIRRVTRKEFRGFFSTPAAYLFVGAFLTLVLFMFFWLETFFARNIADVRPLFEWLPLLLIFLVAALTMRGWAEERVAGTLESLLTAPVRPLELVLGKFFASLLLVAIALLLTLPLPVTVSMLGPLDWGPVIGGYVATLFLAAAYVAIGLYMSVRTDNSIVALILTSVVCGLFYLIGAETITTLFGHDVGSRLALLGTGTRFESISRGVLDLRDLYYYCSIVGVFLTLNVFSLERIRWAGNPTSQRHRQWAWVAGLTAANFIAGNLWLGSITHARIDLTNGNLYSLSQLTQQQLTQLREPLLIRGYFSAKTHPLLAPLVPRLKDLLQEYVVASRGRARVEIIDPTRDRDAEEEAAARYGVRPVPFQTADRYQAAVVSSYFDLVIAYGDQHERLGFQDLIEVKVYTQDHLDVVLKDPEYAITRAVRKVAGAYQTGGNVFDNLSRSVTFQGYMSPDKRLPKALRDLRADLEVLLKELGKAAGDRFAVRFVDPDAEGGRLAEELQTKYGFRPQIVSPLDPNPFWFYMVLEADGEVVQVPLPTTLSKEELKHAVEAALQRLTSGALKTVAIVKPQGTGLGDPRYTELEKTLAENVRVKDADLKNGRVPAEADLLLVLAPDQLDDKQRFAIDQFLMQGGSVIVTTSPFDVRIAGALTATKKTSGLHEWLAHHGITIEETMVLDPHNAALPVPVERQLGGITVREIRMLPYPHFPDLRKEGLSQSSPITASLGQLTINWASPVTVDAEKNKGRTVSELARSSATSWTSASQNILPDYQSYPDTGFPVGDEQVGSLMAVAVEGRFDSFYKGKESPLTSKGDNAGSDKDVAAQGTGIINHSPDSARLILVASNTFASDMATELVSQGLSTRYTKPLEFIQNTVDWSLEDRSLLALRGRTQLARTLDPLPEGRHQLWESANYGLALIGLLAIWIWRRRVAVADQRRYQQVLREA
- a CDS encoding hypothetical protein (conserved protein of unknown function), which codes for MPKTVKWLGVLLAVQIVMAVGFNLPTLWPSMQPGAAPLVEVAQNQINRIALEGPEHAKVVLIKEGETWVLPELGKFPADSNRVNTVLEKITRSKTSTPIAVTAGAKARFKVDDEVFERRITLAENDKPLATLYVGSSPGLRRSYVRVGGNDAIFALELATYDVPVQLTDWEDKTVLHLEKNDITALEIAGLRIEQAAQPASSPSSIQADNQPHPAVTPPTWEAKGLEAGRRLELKPDAVDNLTRLLADLSFENVLGRDLSPEYGLEKPLLTIMLSRKTGDTLTYFLGKSSKNNDYTLKISNRPEYFRLPSYRATALLEAADRKQLLNTASGTPTPTKS
- a CDS encoding hypothetical protein (conserved protein of unknown function): MALMTKLKEMMPWKRKPVKMHEGILVREDINQLFDRFLRSPLETGWSRFAGLGSGIEMYETDEHVILRADVPGVDPKQLNVTVRNGILCLSYEDQREWHDGNGGGSSRRYTAFRRSVALPEGLEVSTAEAACKNGVLAIRIPWSSEARDRSRTIVVPVD
- a CDS encoding putative periplasmic serine endoprotease DegP-like protein, which translates into the protein MHKTMKKQCRRAAVALLCGGVLVVSGVNVFPSSSNVVASQPSMSRVQFANAPTVEEPLLGQPFVPIAKRAKASVVNVSSVKKTKQDGQSFQNPFFDDPFFRRFFGEEFERRMPAPREFQQQGLGSGVIVTSDGYIITNNHVIEGADELSVSLPDKRSFKAKVIGTDPKTDVAVIKIDASNLSALPWGDASQLEVGEMVLAVGNPFGLSQTVTMGIISAIGRANVGIVDYEDFIQTDAAINPGNSGGALVNLKGELIGINTAIFSRSGGYMGIGFAIPSTMAKSVMQSLIKHGKVIRGWLGVSIQDVTPDLAKEFGAAENTGALVGDVMEDSPASNAKLQRGDILTAYNGIPVRDSNHLRGLVAETLPGTTARLSVLRDKKPLDLTITIGELPKELAKAGRDGSGKGEHALAGLTVENVRQSAGSKSSSGVVVTDIEPESSAERAGLQKGDVIREINRKPVKDVKDFERLTSQLAPRSPVLLLVKRGNSTIFLSIGRDR